A stretch of Microbacterium caowuchunii DNA encodes these proteins:
- a CDS encoding DUF4184 family protein gives MPFTPSHAVVALPFVRTRLVPAAVAVGAMTPDLPLFVRGTPITYSGTHDPRALAATVLLALVLLLVWRCVLRPAVRELSPGPVGERLPEQWDRGPAAAWRETFPRQGARVLWLVVSLLIGVVTHILWDAFTHEGRFGSALFPALDEKWGPLAGYTWLQHGSSVVGLGVLGVYAVLWMRRRTPHPVDHVMPAAVRWAWWASLPVILAAAWLIGLSLWGPLTAEFTPAHLGYRVLPPACALWAALTLALSVAVQSRRSALRSARS, from the coding sequence ATGCCCTTCACGCCCAGCCACGCCGTCGTGGCGCTGCCGTTCGTCCGGACGCGGCTCGTGCCGGCGGCCGTCGCGGTCGGGGCGATGACGCCGGATCTTCCGCTGTTCGTGCGGGGCACGCCGATCACCTACAGCGGCACCCACGATCCCCGCGCGCTCGCGGCGACGGTACTGCTCGCGCTGGTGCTGCTCCTGGTGTGGCGCTGCGTGCTCCGCCCCGCCGTCCGGGAACTCTCGCCGGGTCCGGTGGGGGAGCGGCTCCCGGAGCAGTGGGACCGCGGGCCGGCGGCCGCCTGGCGCGAGACGTTCCCCCGCCAGGGTGCGCGGGTGCTGTGGCTCGTCGTGTCGCTGCTGATCGGCGTCGTGACGCACATCCTCTGGGACGCCTTCACGCACGAGGGGCGCTTCGGCTCCGCCCTGTTCCCCGCACTGGACGAGAAGTGGGGGCCGCTCGCCGGCTACACCTGGCTCCAGCACGGCTCGAGTGTGGTGGGGCTGGGTGTCCTCGGCGTCTACGCCGTGCTGTGGATGCGGCGCCGCACACCGCATCCCGTGGACCACGTCATGCCCGCGGCCGTCCGCTGGGCGTGGTGGGCGTCCCTTCCCGTGATCCTCGCCGCGGCGTGGCTGATCGGCCTGTCGCTGTGGGGCCCGCTGACCGCGGAGTTCACTCCGGCTCACCTCGGCTACCGGGTGCTGCCGCCCGCGTGCGCACTGTGGGCCGCGCTCACCCTCGCGCTCAGCGTCGCCGTGCAGTCCCGGCGCTCCGCACTCCGGTCCGCCCGATCGTGA
- the tyrS gene encoding tyrosine--tRNA ligase translates to MSSTAPANDPTFENVWDELVWRGLVHVSTDPEALRALLAGDPITYYCGFDPTAPSLHLGNLVQLLVLRRLQLAGHKPLGLVGGSTGLIGDPRPTAERTLNTRETVTEWVSRLRAQIERYLSFEGENAARMVNNLDWTAPLSAIDFLREIGKHYRVGTMLKKDAVSARLNSDAGISYTEFSYQILQGMDYLELFRQYDCVLQTGGSDQWGNLTSGTDLIHRVEGRSVHAIGTPLITNSDGTKFGKSEGNAIWLDAEMCSPYRMYQFWLNTDDADVVDRLKVFTFLTRAEIEEYAALVESEPFRRAAQKRLALEVTALVHGPEATGAVIAASEALFGQGDLTTLDATILRQAIEELPHAEVDAGTPVGQALVATGLVASLSEARRAIAQGGVSLDGQRVESESTTITGTLPGGLSVLRRGKKTLAGLVVRG, encoded by the coding sequence GTGAGCTCGACTGCGCCCGCCAACGACCCGACGTTCGAGAACGTCTGGGACGAGTTGGTCTGGCGCGGACTCGTGCATGTGTCCACCGATCCCGAGGCGCTGCGCGCCCTGCTGGCCGGGGACCCGATCACGTATTACTGCGGCTTCGACCCCACGGCTCCGAGCCTGCACCTCGGCAACCTCGTGCAGCTGCTGGTCCTGCGGCGCCTGCAACTGGCCGGGCACAAGCCCCTCGGCCTCGTGGGCGGCTCGACCGGGCTGATCGGCGACCCGCGTCCGACGGCCGAGCGCACGCTGAACACGCGCGAGACCGTCACCGAATGGGTCTCCCGGCTGCGCGCGCAGATCGAGCGCTACCTCAGCTTCGAGGGCGAGAACGCCGCTCGGATGGTGAACAACCTCGACTGGACCGCGCCGCTGTCGGCGATCGACTTCCTCCGCGAGATCGGCAAGCACTACCGGGTCGGGACCATGCTGAAGAAGGATGCCGTGAGCGCGCGGCTGAACTCCGACGCCGGGATCAGCTACACCGAGTTCAGCTACCAGATCCTGCAGGGAATGGACTACCTCGAGCTCTTCCGCCAGTACGACTGCGTCCTGCAGACCGGCGGATCCGACCAGTGGGGGAACCTCACCAGCGGTACCGACCTCATCCACCGGGTCGAGGGTCGCTCCGTGCACGCGATCGGCACGCCGCTGATCACGAACAGCGACGGCACCAAGTTCGGCAAGAGCGAGGGCAACGCCATCTGGCTGGATGCCGAGATGTGCAGTCCCTACCGGATGTACCAGTTCTGGCTGAACACGGACGACGCCGACGTCGTGGATCGCCTCAAGGTCTTCACCTTCCTCACCCGCGCCGAGATCGAGGAGTACGCGGCTCTCGTGGAGAGCGAGCCCTTCCGGCGTGCGGCACAGAAACGGCTCGCCCTCGAGGTGACCGCTCTCGTGCACGGGCCCGAGGCGACCGGAGCCGTCATCGCGGCGTCCGAGGCGCTCTTCGGGCAGGGGGATCTCACCACCCTCGATGCGACCATCCTGCGCCAGGCGATCGAGGAGCTGCCGCACGCCGAGGTCGACGCGGGCACCCCCGTCGGACAGGCGCTCGTGGCGACGGGTCTGGTCGCCAGCCTCAGCGAGGCGCGGCGCGCGATCGCGCAGGGCGGCGTGTCCCTGGACGGTCAGCGCGTGGAGAGTGAGAGCACGACCATCACCGGGACGCTGCCCGGCGGACTGTCCGTCCTCCGGCGCGGCAAGAAGACCCTGGCCGGGCTCGTCGTCCGAGGCTGA
- a CDS encoding SatD family protein, with protein sequence MTVCVTADIVGSRLLADRAAAQRDIESAIARVDEEGPTAVRPLRPTVGDEFQGVYDTLEGAMAAVLLLRLAFPDGVDCRFGLGIGETGTIPSAVTDGIPEGPGWWAARTAIETIHAVQDRTVTGARTWVCVADDGSEDERRAAHIANAGLLVRDHLVTAMTGRARRLAYGRCAGRTQSALAAAEGISQSAVSQLLASSGATAVVEGYRVLRGG encoded by the coding sequence ATGACCGTGTGCGTGACCGCCGACATCGTCGGGTCCCGGCTGCTGGCCGATCGGGCCGCGGCGCAGCGCGACATCGAGTCCGCGATCGCCCGAGTGGACGAGGAGGGCCCGACGGCCGTCCGTCCCCTGCGGCCGACCGTCGGGGACGAGTTCCAGGGCGTGTACGACACGCTGGAGGGGGCGATGGCGGCCGTCCTGCTGCTGAGGCTCGCATTCCCGGACGGGGTCGACTGCAGATTCGGGCTCGGGATCGGGGAGACGGGCACCATCCCGTCCGCCGTCACCGACGGCATCCCGGAGGGGCCAGGATGGTGGGCGGCGCGGACGGCGATCGAGACGATCCACGCCGTCCAGGACCGCACGGTGACGGGGGCGCGGACCTGGGTGTGCGTCGCCGACGACGGATCCGAGGACGAGCGGCGAGCCGCGCACATCGCGAATGCCGGGCTCCTCGTGCGCGACCACCTGGTGACCGCGATGACCGGACGAGCGCGCCGGCTCGCCTACGGGCGGTGTGCCGGCCGCACCCAGTCCGCACTCGCCGCGGCGGAGGGGATCAGCCAGTCCGCGGTGTCGCAATTGCTCGCGTCATCCGGGGCCACTGCCGTTGTGGAGGGGTACCGGGTGCTCAGGGGAGGGTGA
- the argH gene encoding argininosuccinate lyase gives MNEAKNDATNRGSLWGGRFASGPSPELAALSRSTHFDWALAPYDIAGSHAHATALERAGYLSSDEALRMHAGLDALAAAVSEGRLLPAPDDEDVHGALEQALIAEVGAELGGKLRAGRSRNDQIATLVRLYLLDHSRTIAREIVRLIDAIVAQAEAHPDAAMPGRTHLQHAQPVLLAHHLQAHAWPLVRDLERLRDWTARARVSPYGGGALAGSTLGLDPQLVADELGLERPAENSIDGTAARDVVAEFAFITAMIGVDLSRFAEEIILWNTREFGFVTLDDGYSTGSSIMPQKKNPDIAELARGKSGRLIGNLSGLMATLKGLPLAYNRDLQEDKEPVFDSVATLELVLPAFAGMVATLRFDTARMAELAPQGFSLATDVAEWLVKRGLPFREAHEVSGALVQACETRGIELDEAGDELLAEVSPALTPDVREVLSVAGSVASRDGIGGTAPVRVAEQRADLVGRTQSLALALAI, from the coding sequence GTGAACGAGGCCAAGAACGACGCAACGAACCGTGGATCCCTCTGGGGAGGCCGGTTCGCCTCCGGCCCGTCGCCGGAGCTGGCCGCGCTCAGCCGGTCCACCCACTTCGACTGGGCGCTGGCCCCGTACGACATCGCCGGCTCGCACGCCCATGCGACGGCGCTGGAGCGCGCGGGGTACCTCTCGTCCGACGAGGCACTGCGCATGCACGCGGGGCTCGACGCCCTCGCCGCTGCGGTGTCGGAGGGGCGTCTGCTGCCCGCGCCGGACGACGAGGACGTGCACGGTGCGCTCGAGCAGGCGCTCATCGCCGAGGTGGGAGCGGAGCTCGGCGGCAAGCTGCGCGCGGGGCGGAGCCGCAACGACCAGATCGCCACGCTCGTCCGGCTGTACCTGCTGGATCACTCGCGGACCATCGCCCGCGAGATCGTGCGACTGATCGACGCGATCGTCGCGCAGGCGGAGGCGCACCCGGATGCGGCGATGCCCGGGCGCACGCACCTCCAGCACGCGCAGCCGGTGCTGCTGGCCCACCACCTGCAGGCCCATGCCTGGCCGCTGGTGCGTGACCTCGAACGACTCCGCGACTGGACCGCCCGTGCGCGGGTCTCCCCGTACGGGGGTGGCGCGCTGGCAGGGTCCACGCTGGGACTCGACCCCCAGCTCGTGGCCGATGAGCTCGGGCTCGAGCGCCCCGCGGAGAACTCCATCGACGGCACCGCCGCGCGGGACGTCGTCGCGGAGTTCGCCTTCATCACCGCGATGATCGGGGTGGACCTCTCCCGGTTCGCGGAGGAGATCATCCTGTGGAACACCCGGGAGTTCGGATTCGTCACGCTCGATGACGGCTACTCCACCGGCTCCAGCATCATGCCGCAGAAGAAGAACCCGGACATCGCCGAACTCGCCCGCGGCAAGTCGGGCCGGCTGATCGGCAACCTCTCCGGCCTGATGGCGACGCTCAAGGGGCTGCCCCTGGCCTACAACCGCGACCTGCAGGAGGACAAGGAGCCGGTTTTCGACTCCGTCGCGACCCTGGAACTGGTGCTGCCGGCCTTCGCCGGGATGGTGGCGACGCTGCGTTTCGACACCGCGCGCATGGCGGAACTCGCCCCACAGGGGTTCTCGCTCGCGACCGACGTCGCCGAATGGCTCGTCAAGCGCGGGCTGCCGTTCCGGGAGGCGCACGAGGTCTCCGGCGCGCTGGTGCAGGCGTGCGAGACGCGGGGCATCGAGCTGGACGAGGCCGGCGACGAGCTGCTGGCGGAGGTCTCTCCGGCGCTGACCCCCGATGTCCGCGAGGTGCTCTCCGTGGCGGGCTCGGTGGCGAGCCGGGACGGCATCGGCGGGACCGCTCCGGTACGTGTGGCCGAACAGCGGGCGGATCTGGTGGGCCGGACGCAGTCCCTGGCCCTGGCCCTCGCCATCTGA
- a CDS encoding heparan-alpha-glucosaminide N-acetyltransferase domain-containing protein, whose product MTDAAGRVRTNVRRLSGSGREPGVDLARGLAVLGMLAAHLLDIDAFSLADPDTWLDVVNGRSSILFAVLAGVSIALLTGGTRPVTGAVLRTARARLAVRAAALWALGILLILTGVPVYVILPAYAILFLIALPLLRLRPAPLFATAAGILLVMPFVQALLDGLPVWDGEVGASVALLIGWAYPFPLWAGFLVLGLAVGRVDFSDPRMSALMVATGGGISMIAYGVGGLMAPRMPSGAPDDYLGQVTSVLPHSGGVPEVVGGAGFALAVLGLCVLVCRTPATVVLFPLRATGSMPLTAYTLQILVWAGWALLALGETGDLSGFRALHPFWPIAVSVVIACTLWAMFLGRGPLEGLLMRLSRWLAPSRPAVTPSPDR is encoded by the coding sequence ATGACCGACGCGGCCGGGCGGGTGCGGACGAACGTCCGTCGTCTGTCCGGCAGCGGACGGGAACCCGGTGTCGACCTGGCACGCGGTCTCGCGGTCCTGGGGATGCTGGCCGCGCACCTCCTCGACATCGACGCGTTCTCCCTCGCGGACCCGGACACGTGGCTCGACGTCGTCAACGGCCGGTCCTCGATCCTGTTCGCCGTTCTCGCCGGCGTGTCGATCGCGCTGCTGACCGGGGGGACCCGCCCCGTCACCGGAGCCGTCCTCCGCACGGCCCGCGCCCGGCTCGCCGTGCGGGCGGCCGCTCTCTGGGCGCTCGGGATCCTGCTGATCCTCACCGGGGTTCCCGTCTACGTGATCCTGCCGGCCTACGCGATCCTGTTCCTCATCGCCCTTCCGCTCCTCCGTCTGCGACCGGCCCCGCTCTTCGCGACGGCGGCGGGCATCCTGCTGGTGATGCCGTTCGTCCAGGCGCTCCTGGACGGTCTGCCGGTCTGGGACGGCGAGGTGGGCGCCTCCGTCGCCCTCCTGATCGGCTGGGCGTATCCCTTCCCCCTCTGGGCGGGATTCCTCGTGCTGGGGCTCGCCGTCGGCCGGGTCGACTTCTCCGACCCGCGGATGTCGGCGCTCATGGTGGCCACCGGCGGCGGAATCTCGATGATCGCGTACGGGGTGGGCGGGCTGATGGCGCCCCGGATGCCGTCCGGCGCGCCGGACGATTATCTCGGTCAGGTGACCAGTGTGCTCCCGCATTCCGGCGGAGTGCCCGAGGTCGTCGGCGGAGCGGGGTTCGCCCTCGCCGTCCTGGGCCTGTGCGTCCTCGTCTGCCGGACGCCCGCCACCGTCGTGCTCTTCCCGCTCCGTGCGACCGGCAGCATGCCGCTGACCGCCTACACGCTGCAGATCCTCGTCTGGGCGGGATGGGCGCTGCTGGCGCTGGGGGAGACCGGAGATCTCTCCGGCTTCCGCGCGCTGCATCCGTTCTGGCCGATCGCGGTGTCCGTCGTGATCGCCTGCACCCTGTGGGCGATGTTCCTCGGGCGCGGCCCTCTGGAAGGGCTGCTCATGCGGCTGTCCCGGTGGCTCGCGCCGTCACGCCCCGCGGTGACGCCCTCGCCGGATCGGTAG
- the argF gene encoding ornithine carbamoyltransferase codes for MTRHLLRDDDLTQAEQSEILDLAIELKKDRWAQKPLAGPQTVAVIFDKSSTRTRVSFAVGIADLGGSPLIISTANSQLGGKETPSDTARVLERQVAAIVWRTYAQAGLEEMARGTRVPVVNALSDDFHPCQLLADLLTIREHKGELAGLTLAFFGDGRSNMAHSYVLAGVTAGMHVRVAAPESYAPRPDVIADADARAADTGGSVALYTDPVTAAAGADIIVTDTWVSMGKEEEKLARLRDLGEYKVTPETMALAAHDAIFIHCLPADRGYEVDAEVIDGPQSVVWDEAENRLHAQKALLVWLLRQQ; via the coding sequence ATGACCCGCCACCTGCTCCGAGACGACGACCTCACCCAGGCCGAGCAGTCCGAGATCCTCGATCTCGCCATCGAGCTCAAGAAGGACCGGTGGGCGCAGAAGCCGCTCGCCGGGCCGCAGACCGTGGCGGTCATCTTCGACAAGTCCTCGACCCGCACGCGCGTCTCGTTCGCGGTCGGGATCGCCGATCTCGGCGGGTCGCCGCTGATCATCTCCACCGCGAACAGCCAGCTCGGCGGCAAGGAGACCCCCTCCGACACCGCACGCGTGCTGGAGCGCCAGGTCGCGGCCATCGTCTGGCGGACCTACGCACAGGCGGGGCTCGAGGAGATGGCACGCGGCACCCGCGTCCCCGTCGTGAACGCGCTCAGCGACGACTTCCACCCCTGCCAGCTGCTGGCGGACCTGCTCACGATCCGCGAGCACAAGGGCGAACTCGCCGGCCTCACCCTCGCCTTCTTCGGCGATGGTCGCTCCAACATGGCCCACTCGTACGTGCTCGCCGGAGTCACCGCAGGCATGCACGTGCGCGTCGCGGCGCCGGAGTCGTACGCGCCCCGCCCCGACGTCATCGCGGATGCGGACGCCCGGGCCGCGGACACCGGCGGCTCCGTCGCCCTGTACACGGACCCGGTCACCGCGGCGGCCGGTGCCGACATCATCGTCACCGACACCTGGGTGTCGATGGGCAAGGAGGAGGAGAAGCTCGCGCGCCTGCGGGACCTGGGTGAGTACAAGGTCACCCCGGAGACCATGGCGCTGGCCGCGCATGACGCGATCTTCATCCACTGCCTTCCCGCCGATCGCGGTTACGAGGTCGACGCCGAGGTCATCGACGGCCCGCAGAGCGTCGTCTGGGACGAGGCGGAGAACAGACTGCACGCCCAGAAGGCCCTGCTCGTCTGGCTACTGCGCCAGCAGTGA
- a CDS encoding acetylornithine transaminase — MANATETIDWQEDAGRDLVRSFGPRMAMFVRGEGAYLWDDQGRRYLDFLGGIAVNSIGHAHPAFVEAVATQAARLAHVSNYFATPPQLALAARLKRLAGTGESGRVYFGNSGAEANEAAFKLARLHGGSDRPRILALRNAFHGRTMGTLALTGKAAMQEPFSPMVPGVEFLESTVDALEAALDDRVAALFVEPIKGEAGVLPLPEGYLAAARELTERHGALLIVDEIQTGAGRTGEWFAFQHAGIVPDAITVAKGIGGGFPIGALITFGTASELFYPGTHGSTFGGNALATAVAGAVLEEIERSGLVENAAARGAQLREAIEALDSGLVAGTRGEGLLMGIALTRPVAKAVTAAAMENGLVINAANDDTIRIAPPLTIGDVEIDEFLELFQTTLTTVAHALLLDDPDATASGLPKDPA; from the coding sequence ATGGCGAACGCGACGGAGACGATCGACTGGCAGGAGGATGCCGGACGCGACCTCGTGCGGAGCTTCGGGCCCCGGATGGCGATGTTCGTCCGCGGCGAAGGCGCCTACCTGTGGGACGACCAGGGCAGGCGCTACCTCGACTTCCTGGGCGGGATCGCGGTCAACTCGATCGGTCACGCGCACCCGGCCTTCGTGGAGGCCGTCGCGACGCAGGCGGCTCGGCTCGCCCACGTCTCGAACTACTTCGCCACGCCCCCGCAGCTCGCCCTCGCCGCGCGCCTGAAGCGGCTCGCCGGCACCGGTGAATCGGGCCGGGTGTACTTCGGCAACTCGGGCGCCGAGGCCAACGAGGCCGCGTTCAAACTCGCCCGCCTGCACGGCGGCAGTGACCGGCCGCGCATCCTCGCCCTGCGAAACGCTTTCCACGGGCGCACCATGGGCACCCTCGCGCTGACCGGCAAGGCCGCCATGCAGGAGCCCTTCTCCCCGATGGTGCCGGGCGTCGAGTTCCTCGAGTCCACGGTCGACGCGCTGGAAGCGGCGCTGGACGACCGCGTCGCAGCGCTGTTCGTCGAACCCATCAAGGGGGAGGCGGGCGTCCTGCCGCTGCCCGAGGGCTACCTGGCTGCAGCGCGGGAGCTGACCGAGCGGCATGGTGCGCTGTTGATCGTGGACGAGATCCAGACCGGCGCGGGACGTACCGGGGAATGGTTCGCGTTCCAGCACGCCGGCATCGTCCCGGACGCCATCACGGTCGCGAAGGGCATCGGCGGGGGATTCCCGATCGGCGCCCTCATCACCTTCGGGACGGCCAGCGAGCTGTTCTACCCGGGCACGCACGGATCGACCTTCGGCGGGAACGCCCTCGCCACTGCGGTGGCGGGCGCCGTGCTGGAGGAGATCGAACGCTCGGGCCTCGTCGAGAACGCGGCCGCCCGCGGTGCGCAGCTGCGCGAGGCGATCGAGGCGCTGGACTCCGGTCTCGTCGCCGGCACACGCGGAGAAGGGCTCCTGATGGGCATCGCCCTGACCCGTCCGGTCGCCAAGGCGGTCACCGCCGCCGCGATGGAGAACGGACTGGTCATCAACGCGGCGAACGACGACACCATCCGCATCGCGCCGCCGCTCACGATCGGCGACGTCGAGATCGACGAGTTCCTGGAGCTGTTCCAGACCACCCTCACGACTGTGGCCCACGCCCTGTTGCTCGATGACCCGGATGCCACCGCATCCGGCCTCCCGAAGGATCCCGCATGA
- the argB gene encoding acetylglutamate kinase produces MTDIDLQDTDPLEASAKAATLIESLPWLRRFRDQIVVVKYGGNAMVSDELQDAFAADIAYLRYVGVKPVVVHGGGPQISSMLDRLAIPSEFKGGYRVTSTEAITVVRMVLTGQINPQLVAKINAHGPVATGLSGEDAGLFGGRRRGVVIEGVEHDLGRVGDVVQVDPQPIIDQIEAGRIPVVSSIAPDLDHPGHSLNVNADAAAAALAVALGAIKLVVLTDVAGLYADWPRRDSLVSHLDSVELREMLPRLESGMIPKMQACLDAVSGGVGTAAIIDGRVPHSVLVELFTEKGIGTEVVL; encoded by the coding sequence ATGACTGACATCGATCTGCAGGACACCGATCCCCTCGAGGCGAGCGCGAAGGCGGCGACCCTCATCGAGTCCCTGCCGTGGCTGCGTCGTTTCCGCGACCAGATCGTGGTCGTCAAGTACGGCGGGAACGCGATGGTCTCGGACGAGCTCCAGGACGCCTTCGCGGCGGACATCGCCTACCTGCGCTACGTGGGGGTCAAGCCCGTGGTCGTCCACGGCGGCGGTCCGCAGATCTCCAGCATGCTGGATCGCCTGGCGATCCCGAGCGAGTTCAAGGGCGGCTACCGGGTGACCTCGACCGAGGCGATCACGGTCGTCCGGATGGTGCTCACCGGCCAGATCAATCCCCAGCTGGTGGCCAAGATCAACGCGCACGGCCCGGTCGCGACCGGGCTCTCCGGCGAGGACGCCGGTCTGTTCGGCGGACGCCGCCGCGGCGTCGTGATCGAGGGCGTCGAGCACGATCTCGGCCGGGTGGGGGATGTCGTGCAGGTCGATCCTCAGCCCATCATCGATCAGATCGAGGCGGGCCGGATCCCGGTGGTGTCCTCCATCGCCCCGGACCTCGACCACCCCGGGCACTCCCTGAACGTGAACGCGGATGCCGCGGCCGCCGCCCTCGCCGTGGCGCTCGGCGCGATCAAGCTCGTCGTGCTGACGGATGTCGCCGGGCTCTACGCCGACTGGCCCCGGCGCGACTCGCTCGTCTCGCACCTGGACTCGGTGGAGCTGCGCGAGATGCTCCCTCGGCTCGAGTCGGGCATGATCCCGAAGATGCAGGCCTGCCTGGACGCGGTGTCCGGCGGGGTCGGGACAGCGGCGATCATCGACGGCCGTGTGCCGCACTCGGTGCTCGTGGAGCTGTTCACGGAGAAGGGGATCGGAACAGAGGTGGTGCTGTGA
- the argJ gene encoding bifunctional glutamate N-acetyltransferase/amino-acid acetyltransferase ArgJ has translation MTVTAPAGFDAAGVAVGLKSTGKPDVALVVNRGPLKVGAAVFTSNRAKANPIIWSQQAIKDGVVEAIVLNSGGANCFTGSFGFQTAHQTAEKAATILGVSPGDVLVCSTGLIGTGDEVFRAKVLQGVEASAAALSPEGGQDAAHAIMTTDSVAKTSVVAGEGWTIGAMAKGAGMLAPGLATMLVVITTDAVLDSATADAHLRAATRVSFDRLDSDGCMSTNDQVTLMASGASGVAPDAVVFRSALIDVCDDLARQLQGDAEGASHDITIRVEHALTEDDAVEVGRSIARNNLFKAAIFGNDPNWGRVLAAIGTTQAEFDPYDVDVWMNGVRVCTAGGADRPREDVDLTPRATDLLVDLRVGDASATIRTNDLTHDYVHENSAYSS, from the coding sequence GTGACCGTCACCGCCCCCGCAGGATTCGATGCGGCAGGCGTCGCCGTCGGGCTGAAATCGACGGGCAAGCCGGATGTCGCCCTCGTGGTCAACCGCGGCCCGTTGAAAGTCGGTGCCGCCGTGTTCACCTCGAACCGCGCGAAGGCCAACCCCATCATCTGGTCGCAGCAGGCGATCAAGGACGGCGTCGTCGAGGCGATCGTGCTCAACTCCGGGGGCGCGAACTGCTTCACCGGATCCTTCGGCTTCCAGACCGCCCATCAGACGGCGGAGAAGGCGGCGACGATCCTGGGCGTCTCGCCCGGAGACGTCCTGGTGTGCTCCACCGGACTCATCGGCACGGGGGACGAGGTCTTCCGCGCCAAGGTCCTGCAGGGCGTGGAGGCGAGTGCCGCCGCACTTTCCCCGGAGGGCGGCCAGGATGCGGCGCACGCGATCATGACGACCGATTCCGTCGCCAAGACGTCCGTCGTCGCGGGGGAGGGCTGGACGATCGGCGCGATGGCCAAGGGCGCGGGGATGCTGGCGCCCGGGCTCGCCACCATGCTGGTGGTGATCACGACCGACGCCGTGCTCGACTCCGCGACCGCCGACGCGCACCTGCGGGCCGCGACCCGGGTCAGTTTCGACCGGCTCGACTCGGACGGCTGCATGTCCACCAACGACCAGGTCACCCTGATGGCCAGCGGGGCGTCGGGTGTCGCCCCGGACGCCGTGGTCTTCCGCAGTGCCCTCATCGACGTCTGCGACGATCTGGCGCGCCAGCTGCAGGGCGACGCGGAGGGGGCGAGCCACGACATCACCATCCGCGTGGAGCACGCCCTCACCGAGGACGATGCCGTGGAGGTGGGCCGCTCCATCGCACGCAACAACCTCTTCAAGGCGGCCATCTTCGGCAACGACCCGAACTGGGGCCGGGTGCTCGCCGCGATCGGCACCACCCAGGCGGAGTTCGACCCGTACGACGTCGACGTCTGGATGAACGGCGTGCGCGTGTGCACGGCGGGCGGAGCGGACCGGCCGCGCGAGGACGTGGACCTCACGCCCCGCGCGACGGACCTGCTCGTGGACCTGCGCGTCGGGGACGCCTCCGCGACGATCCGCACGAACGACCTCACCCACGACTACGTCCACGAGAACAGCGCCTACTCCTCATGA
- the argC gene encoding N-acetyl-gamma-glutamyl-phosphate reductase, producing the protein MTYTVAVSGASGYAGGEMLRLLAAHPDIEIRTVTANSNAGQPLIAHQPHLRSLAHLTLQPTTPEVLAGHDIVVLALPHGQSGQYTDVLADTPLVIDAGADHRLTSRDAWDGFYGGEFHDPWTYGVPELPVGTGKQREQIVGATRIAAPGCNASTVSLSLAPGVAAGVIDPGDIVTVLAVGPSGAGKSLKPHLLGSELIGSANPYAVGGSHRHIPEIRQALVGAGATGDVRISFTPVIVPMARGILATSSAPIRPGVSDGEIRAAWETAYAGETFVQLLPEGQFPRTADVLGANTALMGLAIDRAANRVVVVTAVDNLVKGTAGAAVQSMNIALGLPEDRALTVNGVAP; encoded by the coding sequence ATGACCTACACGGTCGCCGTTTCCGGCGCATCCGGCTACGCGGGCGGCGAGATGCTGCGCCTGCTCGCCGCGCACCCCGACATCGAGATCCGGACCGTGACGGCCAACTCGAACGCCGGTCAGCCGCTGATCGCGCACCAGCCGCACCTGCGTTCGCTCGCGCACCTCACACTGCAGCCGACGACCCCCGAGGTCCTCGCCGGGCACGACATCGTCGTGCTCGCGCTGCCGCACGGTCAGTCCGGGCAGTACACGGATGTGCTCGCGGACACGCCGCTGGTCATCGACGCGGGCGCCGACCACCGCCTGACGTCCCGGGACGCGTGGGACGGCTTCTACGGCGGCGAGTTCCACGACCCGTGGACCTACGGCGTGCCGGAGCTGCCGGTGGGCACGGGCAAGCAGCGCGAGCAGATCGTCGGTGCGACGCGGATCGCGGCGCCGGGATGCAACGCCTCCACCGTGAGCCTGAGCCTCGCGCCCGGCGTCGCCGCCGGCGTGATCGATCCGGGGGACATCGTCACGGTCCTGGCCGTCGGCCCGTCCGGCGCGGGCAAGAGCCTGAAGCCGCACCTGCTCGGCAGCGAGCTGATCGGCAGCGCGAACCCTTACGCCGTGGGCGGGTCGCATCGCCACATCCCGGAGATCCGGCAGGCCCTCGTCGGCGCCGGTGCGACCGGCGACGTGCGCATCTCCTTCACCCCGGTCATCGTGCCGATGGCCCGCGGCATCCTGGCCACGAGCAGCGCCCCGATCCGGCCGGGCGTCTCGGACGGCGAGATCCGCGCGGCATGGGAGACGGCGTACGCGGGGGAGACCTTCGTGCAGCTGCTCCCGGAGGGACAGTTCCCCCGCACGGCGGACGTCCTGGGGGCGAACACCGCGCTCATGGGCCTCGCCATCGACCGCGCCGCGAACCGGGTCGTCGTCGTCACCGCCGTCGACAATCTCGTCAAGGGGACCGCCGGCGCCGCCGTGCAGTCCATGAACATCGCGCTCGGTCTTCCCGAGGATCGCGCGCTCACCGTGAACGGAGTCGCACCGTGA